In Terriglobia bacterium, the DNA window AAGGCGGTATCCCGACCTGGTTGTTCATCGGATTCTCAAGGGCGAGATCGGCCGCCGCGTAAAACCGGCCCTGTCCCCGGCGCAACTTGAAGCGATCGCCCGCGAATCGAGCGAACGCGAGCGCCAGGCCGACCAGGCGGAACGTGAGCTGTTCGACTGGAAGAAGATGCTGCTGATGGAGCAGCATCTGGGCGAAATATTCGATGCCATCATCATCGCCGTATGGCGCGACGGGTTCGCAATCGAGCTGATGGACTTCTTCATTGAGGGGTTTGTGCCAGTGGCGGATATTCCCAATGACTATTACCAATTGGACCAGGCTGTCCATGCTCTGATTGGAAAGCGCACGAAAAAACGTTATCGGATCGGCGACCGTATTCCGGTTCAGGTTGCCCGGGTGGATAAGTTGCTCCGGCGTGCTTATTTCGTGCCGGCCTGAAAACGGGAAGGAACACAAAAAGCACAAGAAAGTTCGGCCTCTCTCTTGTGCCTTTTGTGCTTCTTGTGTTCCTTCCCCTCCTCTTTTGTGCCATTTGTGGCTAAGATTAGAGTTTTGCGCCGGAGTAGCTCAGGTGGTTAGAGCGAAGGTCTCATAATCCTTAGGTCGGCGGTTCGAGTCCGCCCTCCGGCATTCCCACCATATGAAAGTTTTGGAGCTTCCCGCCATCGTCCGCAAAACCATCGAGAAGCATCAACTGGTTGTGCCCGGCGAGCCGATTCTGGCAGGCGTTTCGGGCGGAGCCGACTCGGTTTGCCTGGCGCTGGTCCTCAAGGAACTCGGATTTTCAATCGGCATTGCACATGTGAATCATGGTCTGCGCGGGGAGGACTCGGATGCCGATGAAAGGTTCACCGCCGCACTGGCTCAGCGCCTGAGTGTCCGGTACTTTTCGAGGCGGGTATTGCTGATGGCCGGGAACCTCGAGGCGGCGGGCAGGGATGCGCGGCGCGACTTCTTTTCGGAAATTGCCGAGCAAAACCGCTTCAGCAAAATCGCCCTTGCCCACACGCGAAACGATCGCGTCGAGACATTTCTGCTTAATCTTCTTCGCGGGGCGGGGCCGGATGGGCTGGTATCGATGGCGGCAATGTCAGGCCGGATCATCCGGCCGTTAATCGACGTTGGACGCGAGACTGTCGAAGCTTATCTGCAGCAAAAGAAACAGGCTTGGCGGAACGACGAATCGAACCTGGACTTGACGTTCGCGCGCAACTATCTCCGGCACGAGGTGATTCCGAATTTAGCGGAGGCATTCAACCCGAACCTGGTGGATACGCTCAGCCGTACGGTTGAAGTCCTTGAAACCGAAGATGCCTGGCTCCGATGGCTCACCGATGACTGGATTGCGAAAAACGGAATAAACGAGGATGAGGACTTCGTCATTCCCGTCAAGGCCTTGCATTCCGGACCTGCCGGGCTTGTCCGCCGGGTCGTGCGCGCGGCGCTCCGGCGGGCCGGATCAGACATGCAAAACGTTTCGTTTGAGCATATTGAGAATGTCCGGCTGCTGCTGGAATCGGGCAAGAGCGGCAAAATGGCCGAGATTCCCGGGGGCTTCCAGGTGCTGAGGGAGTTTGACCGTCTCGTCTTCAGGCAGGCGCAGGTTCCGGCGTCCGAATACGAGTATCAGTTGAAAATCCCAGGCCTCGTTCATATACCGGAGTTAGGCAAGATGTTTCGGGCCGAACTTGTTGAATCTGAAACCGGCCAGACGGCCGGCCAGCGCGTTTTTGTGGATGCCGAATCGCTCGGCGCCTATGTTAGAATTCGAAATTGGAAACCCGGCGATTATTACAGACCTGTGGGATTACCAGCTGGAAAGCTCAAGAAACTGTTTCAACGCGCCCGGATTCCGAGAAGTCACCGTATGCGCTGGCCGGTGGTTGTCGCCGATTCGACGATTATCTGGGTAGCCTCATTTCCCGTTTCCCGCGAATTTGCCCCTCGTGGACGTTCCCAGAAGATAGTGGCTCTTGAGGCTTCGGAAATTTAGGCGGCACAATCTATGCATACCGGCGTCTAAGTGAAGTGACGCAGAGGGAAGGAATTCGGACGCAAGTCCCTGGAATTCCTTCCCATGGGGGTTTATTTGAATTCGACAATGAAAACGATTTTGTTCTGGATCCTGATTCTGCTGACGGCCGTGTTGCTCTACTCCGTAGTGCAACGCACGTCGGGCGGAACCGCCCAGGCATGGCCCTTCAGCCAGTTCCTTTCGGAAATCGATGAGGGGCACGTGAAGGACGTCACCATCGCCGACTCCGACATCAAAGGGCA includes these proteins:
- a CDS encoding RNB domain-containing ribonuclease, with translation YLMLRSFKQARYSEENVGHFGLASDSYTHFTSPIRRYPDLVVHRILKGEIGRRVKPALSPAQLEAIARESSERERQADQAERELFDWKKMLLMEQHLGEIFDAIIIAVWRDGFAIELMDFFIEGFVPVADIPNDYYQLDQAVHALIGKRTKKRYRIGDRIPVQVARVDKLLRRAYFVPA
- the tilS gene encoding tRNA lysidine(34) synthetase TilS: MKVLELPAIVRKTIEKHQLVVPGEPILAGVSGGADSVCLALVLKELGFSIGIAHVNHGLRGEDSDADERFTAALAQRLSVRYFSRRVLLMAGNLEAAGRDARRDFFSEIAEQNRFSKIALAHTRNDRVETFLLNLLRGAGPDGLVSMAAMSGRIIRPLIDVGRETVEAYLQQKKQAWRNDESNLDLTFARNYLRHEVIPNLAEAFNPNLVDTLSRTVEVLETEDAWLRWLTDDWIAKNGINEDEDFVIPVKALHSGPAGLVRRVVRAALRRAGSDMQNVSFEHIENVRLLLESGKSGKMAEIPGGFQVLREFDRLVFRQAQVPASEYEYQLKIPGLVHIPELGKMFRAELVESETGQTAGQRVFVDAESLGAYVRIRNWKPGDYYRPVGLPAGKLKKLFQRARIPRSHRMRWPVVVADSTIIWVASFPVSREFAPRGRSQKIVALEASEI